AACATTTAGATCAACAATTACATGAAGAGGATAACAAATTTCATCATAATCAATGTATGATGCTTTCTAAAATCAATCCATACTTTAAGCAAGGGGACAATaaccacaaaaaaatcaaatgataatTCGAAAAAGGAttgtgttttcaaattttacagtCAGTTGTCGTTAATTTGGAAGATTCAATTTTCTAAAGAAATTccatttgtaaaaataatattctgtaAGGTATTGAGTGGAAACAAGAAAAGTAAATCCAAATTAATGTGATCTGAACGTTTACTTACTAATCACAAGTTTTTAAATTGAGTTTAAGTTGAATTGTCAGTGAATAGGTTCCAAGACAATAAAATTTGTGTAGGGCGAAAAATTCATATAAGTTGTTCAGTAATCAAACAGTTGTTTATTCCAAACGGAAATAATGCCTCCCACatttaattattgtataataaCTTCATAGTATCACTTTGATATTACTATATATATTACTACTATACCAGCAATTACCATTACCAATTACACTTTCTGGTCTTTTGAGCCCAGATCATAAAACATAAACACGCAAGTAAAGAATAGTTGAGGAAAAGTGAAATACTGCTATGAAATTTTCCCCTTCCCTTTTTCTGAAGTTATAAAATTCCAAACATCGAAAAATgaatatgttttattcaaattcaaaacctcaaatttgatatattactGACAGAATAATCTATTTTCATGGCAGTGTAACGTGAAATAAAAGGCAGCtacatatgataaataattacatTGTTAAATGAATGATATAGatgtcaaattaaattaaaagttaactttatgattttttcatcaTAGTATGAATTTGAAACATTATAACCTATAAtgatataactaaataaagtatAAATTGTGTACATGATAAGGAAACTAGTAAagatttaaatcaatatttttcgtcTCACATTGGCCCTTTCAGTTTCCGATACTTACAAATTATCAACAATGTCTTTGACTACTTTTGTTGTGCCATTTTCTTGCTCGTCTATTTTCgttccatttattttattttcttcgttACTTTTCATCTCTTCTGCGggcttattttcatttttttcatctgtgctctgtaataaaaatataaaattaaatacaaacaataaaatacagtcaattaatttaaatggcctataagtaaattatatttccaTAATTCTCCACAGCTGAATTGCGATCGCAGTTCCACGCATGCGTAGAAACGACGATGGCGATTCTATGGTTACTTTCATTCACTTGAATATTCTACCACACACTACGAATTTGTCAAAATTCGGACCACACTCCTAATAACTTTCATTTGTTTCGGCATCCACGGCGATCAGACGTATAACATCAAGGACGAACTGAAAGAACATGTTTTTTCAAGGTTCAACGCACAAGAAAAACATTCTATCAAGAATATAAAAACTATGTCAAAAATAATGTAACTGTGGTAAATTTTTGTGCAATAAATTTCTTTACTGTGTCTGTATTggatttctttttctattacttTAACAACAtcccatatatttttatatatttgtaaattcaATATGGTAGCTGTATCATAATTCACAGCTACTATTAACTTCTCTCGTTTTTTGGATATTTacattaaatttgaatcaatatatgaaataaacaaaaataaaacaactacTTACCTGTGTATTATTAGCATTTTTTCCTCTTGTCCTTAACATAATGGCCTCAACCCTCTTTCGACGAGCTTCCCTTTCTTTCTCTTCATTTTTTAGCCTTTCTTGTAACTCAGCTTTTTGTTTTTCAGCATCCTCTTTTGCCTTCCTTTCTGCCTCTTCttttaatagtttcaatttttgttccTCTTCTCTTTTTAATCTCTCTTCCTCCTCGCGTTTTTGAGCTTCTCTGATTGCCttcaacataaaataataatttaaggaTAAAATTTGGGGTTCGAGAAAATCCAGTAACTGTACACTCCCAAGTGAGTGACTCCCTTAAATTAAACAGTGTTAAACTGCTCTAACATTTTTACTGGCACCCTAATTGTTTTTAGTGTTTTGCCTTTTCtacatttaaaacaattttgttcaaaatatttccgCCCAACTAAGTCAccatattgaaaataatgttttacaTATTCTCTCCTATAATTGTAGTGTTACTTGAATATAACTACAAGTTACAAAACGCGATTTTAATTTTCaaccaaaacaaaaactaatagaCCTCCATATTTGCAGTctttactaataattttttcgttaataaaatGTCAAGCAttcacaaaaataatgaattattattagcTCTTTGTGTCACCATTAAATGTGAATAAAAGATGTATATaccaaatattaatttgtaagTAGTTTAAACAAGTACTGAAAATCTCAAGCTGATCAGATATAACTAATTGGATTGATACTTACTTCCTGTAGTCTTTCCTGTTCTGCTTGCCTTTGTAATTCAATTAATTGTCttatttgttcttcttctcGTTGTTGGCGTTCTAATTCAGCTTTAGCTTCAGCTTCTAATCGTAATCTTTCTAATTCAGCTTGTCTTTCAGCTTCTTCTCGAATTAGTCTTCTTCTTTCTGCGAGTGCAGCTTTTGCTTCCTTTTCAGTATTAATACGAACCTTTGTCATTGATGTTGTCATTTCGTTTTCTTGACTCTCCATATTTATTTGATCAATCAGACTATTTTCAGAAAGAGTTTGTGATGTACTaatatttaatctatttttctCGTCTTCAAGTGATTTTTGATCCTCAACTGAAttggtttgttcttttttaaTTGGAGTCTTTTGGATTTCTGGTTTTTCGGATTCAGGTATTTTCGATTCACTATTGGATTTAATAGATTCGACTACATCttcttttttactaatttgCACATCAATTAACAACTGATCAGTTTTAGCTTCCGATACTGTAGATTCTTCTTTATCTGATTCTGTTATTTCTCTTGTATTTGTTACTGTTTTATCattagtttcttttttatttagttcCACCTTTTCTATCTCCAATGTTTTTATTGTACCATCTCCAAGTCCTACATTAATACTTCCATTATTACTTTCTAATTTATACTCTGATGCTACTTCTATATCACGCTTATTCTGAGGCACATTAAATTCTCTAAAATATGTAAATCACATTTGTAGTAAcaatacttgaaaatttttgaaaaatagcaataCAAATGAGATAATGATAATGTTGcaactaaaaatattcataattttgagatttttgatttaaaaaatgagtAATATGTGTAATTGTGTCCGAAATGCCCaaggttgaaaaaattaatgggAATGCAAAtcttgaaacaatatttttaatccaTGATTCAGAAACCAATAATACATTCTAAAAAATCTGATTAACGAAGAAAAAATTGCGAAATTAGGAAAGAATAATTCAAGTATTTCCCTTGAAGCAATTTAACCGATTCACTATTTTTAGAAAAGTATAAGATGACTGTCAAGATAATCTTTATAACTGTGAAAAATTTGGAGCGTTTTAAGAGacgataatataataaataatatgaaatatattttgcaaataatagCTGTTATATTAGACAACCAAATTCCGTATGAAGATAATGCAAAAACGTCCCCTTTTCCTAAAAAATACATTATGTACGAATTTAGGATACTTACACTTCCCCGTTTACAATATCtggtttaattttatttggagGGACACGGTGTTCTTCAGACTTTTGATTACTGGTAGTTTCTTCTTGAAGCTTGTCTTTACCCGTTACAGTAGCAGTAGTagtgtttttcaaagttttagTAACACTATCTACAGGAGTTTTAgctttatttctattaattttatcGCTGTTTATCGCAGTAGTAGTTGTTTTTGTTATCGTTTTCCTCGTTTTCGGAATAGGAGGTTTGTTATCGTTTTTGGCGTCTGTTGATATGCCAGTCACGGCAATACTAATTGGTCTTGGTTTCCTCGGTCCTGTTGTTAGACGTTGTCTAACATTTACCGAACTAGCCAAGCTGTTTGTGCTCTGCTGACTGAGGGAACTACTTGGTCGTGATGATGCTGTGATAATAAAAACGATAAgacattatttaatttaaaaaataatccaatAATATGAATTAAGACTAAAAGTATGGACTACCAATcctaataattcaaaatacttttcTGAATGCAATTCAACcccaataattaatttttcttcatagaAAATTGTTGGTAGTACATATAGTTAGTCAATTTTTGAATCGTTTCGTCTCATTGTACAATGAGAAATACTTCTAGAAATTTGATATGAAACTCAATATCAAGTAGTTTTTATGAAAGATGTAATTTTTTGCTTCCAAATCTGAGTATTACTAGATAGTTCATCCAACACCACATAAAGTAAATGCTTTCATTACTAGTAATTTTTATACATGAccaacataatttatttaattctacttcaaccaatttttcatataattgttaattactgtaaactaaacaaatatttaacgtgtgagtagtaatttttttatgatcatTATTTCCTTGTTTACaagacaaacattttttattaacatattgTGTATTTTACTGAAGATAAGATTTACCTTATACATGGTATAATTTCCACTTGGAAAACAGAATATTCAAgctaataaaaattgatattccaATTTTGATTGACAATATTTGATTAGACTTTTATTGATTGGAAAGTAGTTAAACCTGCCGCCATATATGGTTGGAAATTActgctttgtaataaatgacaacTAATGCTAAAAGCAAAATTTTCCAATATGACAGAAATAATGTTGTCAGTGTTGGATGAATATTAGAAATATGGTATGCTAATTGATAAAATAGGATATtcgtaatatataaataaacctAACTTTAAATTTTAACAGTTAGTAGTATAGTTAGCGAAGCGTTAAATActgatatataataaaatacaatagCAGCAAACTAGCGACATATAGACAAGTATAATATACTAGATAAATATAGAACAACATGAACTAAGTAGGTTTTTATAGCATACAAAATACAACTATAATCGACTGAGCAGAACTAACAAGCTCAGGATAACCCATCACAAAAAATATAGTGATTAATAAATTTGGTAGACATTGATGAAGCTtgatttataaacttttaatattaattttgagaaTTTCATGTATCTTGATGACTGAAAGCACATCAACacaaaaacaagaattttcaagtgaaaatttgTTCAACGATATATGCTTCACAATAATCTTCTTTAAATCCTCGTCAGAGACCAATCATACTATGCAGTTAAgtgttaatatattcaaatatagcCATACAGTGGAGGAACTATTGGATTAAAAAAGTAGAGGAATTggttcatatttgaaatattctaatgcttataaaataggaaaaacaaaaaatggataattttatttttgaataatgcaGCATAACAATAGGAAGCAATGAGCCACCACCACAGCTTACTTTATGCTAGAATATcaaatgtgaataatttttacatGTTACAAATATATACATACCCTGATCATAAcagttgtagaaaaattaaTGTTCTTTAAACC
This portion of the Diorhabda sublineata isolate icDioSubl1.1 chromosome X, icDioSubl1.1, whole genome shotgun sequence genome encodes:
- the LOC130450950 gene encoding ensconsin isoform X2 codes for the protein MAENGRKIMEESKSTVDKETRFRTLKERQNEERQRKLEEIKAQALAAQIFKEQKENERRRRFDELRSRDDAKRQQVEERKRAINEAEKDRLEFILRKNQQREQRLETKKKNERSSAVFAFGSSTPRMLDPNDVSASFWGTRRATSIQNIVTSTNSSTLTRRQSERDLDAGNKKRATSATGLERTGESSAPVIPAGCASGYSGRRRTDLVPTIPSKESISSSRKSLNHSPGRAYSMTRLDQLAKPRRRHDLPSLAETNSFRPLSSSSHSSVTRSMSHLAVSKTAPSPTRRELNKADSRSMQQLTEKPHGLPRTTRATLLREQKLLASSNCSEASSRPSSSLSQQSTNSLASSVNVRQRLTTGPRKPRPISIAVTGISTDAKNDNKPPIPKTRKTITKTTTTAINSDKINRNKAKTPVDSVTKTLKNTTTATVTGKDKLQEETTSNQKSEEHRVPPNKIKPDIVNGEVEFNVPQNKRDIEVASEYKLESNNGSINVGLGDGTIKTLEIEKVELNKKETNDKTVTNTREITESDKEESTVSEAKTDQLLIDVQISKKEDVVESIKSNSESKIPESEKPEIQKTPIKKEQTNSVEDQKSLEDEKNRLNISTSQTLSENSLIDQINMESQENEMTTSMTKVRINTEKEAKAALAERRRLIREEAERQAELERLRLEAEAKAELERQQREEEQIRQLIELQRQAEQERLQEAIREAQKREEEERLKREEEQKLKLLKEEAERKAKEDAEKQKAELQERLKNEEKEREARRKRVEAIMLRTRGKNANNTQSTDEKNENKPAEEMKSNEENKINGTKIDEQENGTTKVVKDIVDNLIPNEIVKNANSVTIESMNTNDSINSNNTWRDNQQYDSLM
- the LOC130450950 gene encoding ensconsin isoform X1 → MAENGRKIMEESKSTVDKETRFRTLKERQNEERQRKLEEIKAQALAAQIFKEQKENERRRRFDELRSRDDAKRQQVEERKRAINEAEKDRLEFILRKNQQREQRLETKKKNERSSAVFAFGSSTPRMLDPNDVSASFWGTRRATSIQNIVTSTNSSTLTRRQSERDLDAGNKKRATSATGLERTGESSAPVIPAGCASGYSGRRRTDLVPTIPSKESISSSRKSLNHSPGRAYSMTRLDQLAKPRRRHDLPSLAETNSFRPLSSSSHSSVTRSMSHLAVSKTAPSPTRRELNKADSRSMQQLTEKPHGLPRTTRATLLREQKLLASSNCSEASSRPSSSLSQQSTNSLASSVNVRQRLTTGPRKPRPISIAVTGISTDAKNDNKPPIPKTRKTITKTTTTAINSDKINRNKAKTPVDSVTKTLKNTTTATVTGKDKLQEETTSNQKSEEHRVPPNKIKPDIVNGEVEFNVPQNKRDIEVASEYKLESNNGSINVGLGDGTIKTLEIEKVELNKKETNDKTVTNTREITESDKEESTVSEAKTDQLLIDVQISKKEDVVESIKSNSESKIPESEKPEIQKTPIKKEQTNSVEDQKSLEDEKNRLNISTSQTLSENSLIDQINMESQENEMTTSMTKVRINTEKEAKAALAERRRLIREEAERQAELERLRLEAEAKAELERQQREEEQIRQLIELQRQAEQERLQEAIREAQKREEEERLKREEEQKLKLLKEEAERKAKEDAEKQKAELQERLKNEEKEREARRKRVEAIMLRTRGKNANNTQSTDEKNENKPAEEMKSNEENKINGTKIDEQENGTTKVVKDIVDNLIPNEIVKNANSVTIESMNTNDSINSNNTWRDNQQYGNFMCNNNS
- the LOC130450950 gene encoding calponin homology domain-containing protein DDB_G0272472 isoform X4, yielding MAENGRKIMEESKSTVDKETRFRTLKERQNEERQRKLEEIKAQALAAQIFKEQKENERRRRFDELRSRDDAKRQQVEERKRAINEAEKDRLEFILRKNQQREQRLETKKKNERSSAVFAFGSSTPRMLDPNDVSASFWGTRRATSIQNIVTSTNSSTLTRRQSERDLDAGNKKRATSATGLERTGESSAPVIPAGCASGYSGRRRTDLVPTIPSKESISSSRKSLNHSPASSRPSSSLSQQSTNSLASSVNVRQRLTTGPRKPRPISIAVTGISTDAKNDNKPPIPKTRKTITKTTTTAINSDKINRNKAKTPVDSVTKTLKNTTTATVTGKDKLQEETTSNQKSEEHRVPPNKIKPDIVNGEVEFNVPQNKRDIEVASEYKLESNNGSINVGLGDGTIKTLEIEKVELNKKETNDKTVTNTREITESDKEESTVSEAKTDQLLIDVQISKKEDVVESIKSNSESKIPESEKPEIQKTPIKKEQTNSVEDQKSLEDEKNRLNISTSQTLSENSLIDQINMESQENEMTTSMTKVRINTEKEAKAALAERRRLIREEAERQAELERLRLEAEAKAELERQQREEEQIRQLIELQRQAEQERLQEAIREAQKREEEERLKREEEQKLKLLKEEAERKAKEDAEKQKAELQERLKNEEKEREARRKRVEAIMLRTRGKNANNTQSTDEKNENKPAEEMKSNEENKINGTKIDEQENGTTKVVKDIVDNLIPNEIVKNANSVTIESMNTNDSINSNNTWRDNQQYDSLM
- the LOC130450950 gene encoding calponin homology domain-containing protein DDB_G0272472 isoform X3 → MAENGRKIMEESKSTVDKETRFRTLKERQNEERQRKLEEIKAQALAAQIFKEQKENERRRRFDELRSRDDAKRQQVEERKRAINEAEKDRLEFILRKNQQREQRLETKKKNERSSAVFAFGSSTPRMLDPNDVSASFWGTRRATSIQNIVTSTNSSTLTRRQSERDLDAGNKKRATSATGLERTGESSAPVIPAGCASGYSGRRRTDLVPTIPSKESISSSRKSLNHSPASSRPSSSLSQQSTNSLASSVNVRQRLTTGPRKPRPISIAVTGISTDAKNDNKPPIPKTRKTITKTTTTAINSDKINRNKAKTPVDSVTKTLKNTTTATVTGKDKLQEETTSNQKSEEHRVPPNKIKPDIVNGEVEFNVPQNKRDIEVASEYKLESNNGSINVGLGDGTIKTLEIEKVELNKKETNDKTVTNTREITESDKEESTVSEAKTDQLLIDVQISKKEDVVESIKSNSESKIPESEKPEIQKTPIKKEQTNSVEDQKSLEDEKNRLNISTSQTLSENSLIDQINMESQENEMTTSMTKVRINTEKEAKAALAERRRLIREEAERQAELERLRLEAEAKAELERQQREEEQIRQLIELQRQAEQERLQEAIREAQKREEEERLKREEEQKLKLLKEEAERKAKEDAEKQKAELQERLKNEEKEREARRKRVEAIMLRTRGKNANNTQSTDEKNENKPAEEMKSNEENKINGTKIDEQENGTTKVVKDIVDNLIPNEIVKNANSVTIESMNTNDSINSNNTWRDNQQYGNFMCNNNS